Genomic window (Gammaproteobacteria bacterium):
CTGCAGAAAATACTACTCACCGGAGGCTTGGCTTTAAGCGATGGCTTGTGCCAGCGTCTGGCGGATTTGAGTCGCCTGCCCGTGGAGCGGCCTGAAGAGTGTGAAGCCACAGCCAGAGGAACAGCTTTTTTGGTGGCCGGTGCTCCGGCACACTGGAGCGGGCATCACTCCCATTGGTTCTATCCCTGCGATAATCCATCGCTGCAAAACCGATTTCAACACTGGTTGATTCTAATGGAAGAGGAGCTTAAGGCCTATCAGTCGGTGCTGTAAACCACATGGTTCACTATTGCAAATTTTTCCATCTTATAATATATAGTGGTGCCGGAACTTTGTCGTATCGCCAAAGCATTCTGACGCGGTCCACGCTAGCGTGGCTTTTTCTCTGACGAAGATTTTGTATGGCCGGATCGGCGGGGCTTTATTCCAGATTTTCTGTGCTGCATTTGGCGCCAATTTTCTTTATTTTCTCATTGCATCCGGGTGCGTTCTTGTCCGAGAGGTTTCGATGAATCAAAACGCGACAACGTCTGCGCCCTATATTCGTATTTTACACGTGGATGTCATGCGAGGTTGGGCTGTCCTGGGTATTTACCTGGTCAATATTTTCATTTTCGCTTTACCCTACAACGAGGTAGGGTTAGGGGACGATCTGAATGATAACAGTCCCCTTAACCTGCTGGTTCGTATGCTCACAGAAGACTTTGTCGAAGGCAGTATGCGCTCCATGTTTTCCATTCTCTTTGGTGCCAGTGCGTTGATTTTTTTGGACGAAGCTCGTCTTGCCGTGGCTGGATTGCAGTTGGTTGATTACTATTACCGACGCACTTTGTTGTTGGTCTTGTTTGGCTTAATACATGCCTATTGGCTGTTGTGGCCCTATGATGTGTTGTATGCCTATGGTTTGTTTGGTTTGTTTTTATTTCCCTTGAGAGTTTTATCTGCACGTACCCTGGCGATTATTGGTATTTGTCTATTAGTCTTTGGCGGTTACGATTTCAACCAAATACAAACAAAAACCGGCTCAGGAACTGTGGCGAATGTGGATGTCTTGGATTCCGATGATTTTAGCGGACTAAGTCAAGAGCCAGATCAACCCGGACGACGTGAGTCTACATTAAGTGAACCTAAACCAAGCGAAACACCAAACCAGTTTCGAGCCTTAGCGACCCGGTTGGTACCCCCGGGTACGGATCAGGACGGGCACTTGGAGGACATTTCCACCGAGGACATTTCCGCCGATGAATTGATACAGGAACCCAATCCGGACAAGCAAGCGGATATAAATGCCTTGGAAGTCAATACCTATTTATCAGGTTATTCGGATATTTATCACTATCAGTTGGAGCAAGTGGAACAGCAACAGTCCAGCTATGTGTACAAATATTACATTTTTGATATCGGCGGGATGATGCTTTTGGGAATGGCGTTATTTAAGTTGGGAGTATTGTCCGGTAAATTGACCCGCCGGATGTATTGGATGATTGCTGTGGCCGGTTTGTTGCTTGGAATTGCAAGCCGCGGAGCATTGGCCTATGCCGATGGCAATATGAGTTATTCCCTGTTTGAGCCTATAGCAACACACTTGGGCACCAGTTACAATTTGTCGCGCCTCTTTATGGTGTTGGGCTATATCGGTTTGTTGGGACTGCTCTGTTCTTTCAACTGGCTGAGTTTCATCGCCCGGATTTTGGCCGCCGTAGGGCGCATGGCGCTCACCAGCTATATAATGCAAACTGTTATATCTCTGTTCCTATTTTACGGTTTCGGACTGGGTTTGTTTTTTCAATTGGAGCGATACCAACTTGTGCTGGTTTGTGTCGGGGTTTGGATCTTTCAAATTCTGTTTAGTATTTTGTGGCTGATCTGGTTTCGACAGGGGCCTTTGGAGTGGTTGTGGCGTTCCTTGATATACGGCAGTCGGCAACCGCTGTTAAAAGCTAAAGGCGTTGACTCAGCCCACTGAGAGCACTAACACTCGGTAAGACTGACCGCCAGGCCTCCCAGCGAGGTTTCTTTATATTTTTGCGACATTTCCAAGCCTGTTTGCTTCATGGCAGCAATACAATTGTCCAAAGGCATAAAATGATCTCCGCTGCCGCGCAGTGCCAACGATGCGGCAGTGTAAGCCTTGATGGCACCAAAGCCATTACGTTCTATACACGGAACTTGCACCAAGCCTTTAACCGGATCACAGGTCATACCCAGGTGGTGTTCCAAGGCAATCTCGGCAGCATTTTCCACTTGAGGCGGATTGCCGCCCTTGGCGGCACACAGACCGGCAGCGGCCATGGCGGCTGCAGAACCCACTTCACCCTGGCAACCCACTTCGGCTCCGGATATGGAACTGCGATGTTTGATGATACCGCCTATGGCCGCGGCGGTGAGTAAAAATTCCTGTACCTGTTCGGGAGTGCCTCGTTCATGCCGGACGAAATAGTACAGTACTGCGGGAATGACTCCGGCGGCACCATTGGTGGGAGCAGTCACCACCATATGTCCCGCGGCGTTTTCCTCATTCACTGCCATGGCATAGGCGCAGAGCCAGTCGTTCATGCTGGGATTGGGTTCCGCTTGCAATTGCCGGAACAAGTCTTTGGCCCGACGCGGCAGATTCAAGCCACCTGGTAAAATACCGTCTGCTTGCAGGCCTTTATTGAGACATTGCTGCATCGCCTCCCAAATCGCCAGCAGACCCTGATTCAGTGAGTTCTCGTCACGGTGGGCCAGTTCATTTTGGCGTTTCATTTGCGCAATGGAAAGGTGATGTTGCTGCGCCATTTGTAACATGGTGGCGGCGGAATCGAACGGGTAGGGGCAGCTATGCGGCGATGGTAGTTTTAGCGGAGCGGTCAGTTGGTGGATTTGTTCCTGGGTACTGATAAATCCACCACCTATGGAAAAATAGGTATGTTGTATCAGACTGTTTTCGCTACGGTCCAAAAGTTGGAAAATCATACCATTGGGGTGTTCCGGCAGTGGGGCGCCCTTATCAAAAACAATATCTGCGTTTGGGTCAAAGCCGATGGGACCGGTATTGGGGGGCGTGATTTCTTGCTTGCAGCGTAAATCCGCGATTAGTGTGTCCACATCCATTTCGGCCAACATTAATGGGGTGTAACCGTGTAAGCCCATAATAAGTGCCCGATCGGTAGCATGACCTAAACCGGTGTAAGCCAAAGAGCCTTTTAAGGTACAGCGTAATCGGGCATGATTGAGGTTGATTGTGGTGGCGTGCAGGCTTATCGTTTTCAAGAATTGCTGTGCAGCGACCATGGGACCCAGCGTATGCGAGCTGGAAGGCCCGATCCCGACTTTAAACAGTTCCAATGTACTGATAAACATATGCCCTGGTTTTGGTTGCCAATATTCAATTTAAGTGTAAGTCGTAATTATGCAATTAAAAACCCGTTATTTTTAGAGTCTATATTAATCTCAATTGTTTTGCAGTGGACTTTATTTGTGCGCCAGTTCACAACCTTTTTGCGAATTCATTTGTGATTTCATCCGAAACCATAGTTTATAAGTTTGTCTGTGGGTGAGTCGGTTAACTTTATGGTCAGGTTAGCCTCTTTAGGCCAATCGTGTCGGGCTTCTGCTTTACGCGATTCTTGTGCATTCTGGCTCATCGTCCAAGGCAAGTCTTGTTGAGCCGGGTGCGTCAGCGTAGTTGTCGTGCATCCCAAATGTGATAGGAACCGATCTGGAGTCGTTTCCTGGGTTCCCTAAACTTGGAGATCAAGTAATGCGAAAATACCATAAGAGCGTTTTATTCATGCTGTTACTGTTGCCTGTCTTGGCGATGGCGGCTCCGATCAAGGATGGCTCACTGAATGAACTGTTGAAGGCTTCCGGTCTGAGTGAGCAAGTGGATCAATTACCGGGAGCGGTTAAAGCCGGGTTGGACCAGGCACAACAACAGGGCTCTCCCATTCCTGCCGCTGAATATGAGGCTTTGTCCAAGGCGATGGTTGCCGCTTTTGCACCCAAACAGGTGAACCTGGCGATTAAAGCTCAGTTGAAAAAGAAACTGAGTCAAGCCGACGCCAAACAATTAATGGCTTGGTACAAATCCAAATTGGGTAAAAAAATCACCAAAGCTGAGGAAAAAGCCTCAACACCTCAGGCCATGCAAGCCATGATGGCGCAGGCTCAGTCTCTGGTGTCCGATCAGGCCCGCTTGGACTTGGCGATAAAAATTGTCAATCTGGTGAAGGCTGTGGATATGGGAGTGGATTTACAAATGCACACCAGCAAGTCCATTGTCGCTGCCATGAGTCAGGCGGCAAATCCCGGTGCACCGGTGGATATGCAAGCCATAGAAACCCAACTGGCCGCAGGTGAAGTTCAAATGCGCGATGCCATGCAACAATTCATGGTGTTGTCCATGCTGTACAGTTACAAGGAGCTGAGTGTTGCGGAGATCAAAAAATATGTCGCCTTTCTGGAAAAACCCGTTACTCAAAAGTTCAATAATACGGTGATCCAGGCAATGAGCGTTGCCTTGGCGAGTGCGGTGGACAATATGGCCAAATCAATGGCATCCATTTTCAAAAAGCACAATAAATCTTAAAATCTACTTTAAACACGGCGCTCCATCGCGCCGTGTTTGTTAGTTTGTTCATTTTTAACCAAACGGAACTTGCGCAGGACAATAGGCGATCGTCTATTATTTGCAGTATGAGGAAGCAAAATGTCTGAATTGCTGGCACACCGGGGATTTAGCCGGAAATACCCGGAAAATACCTTGTTGGCGGTAAAGTCCGCGTTGGAACTGGGCGCCTGCAATATTGAAGTGGATGTGCATTTGTCCAAGGATCAGGTGCCTGTCGTTATTCATGATGCACGGTTACAACGCACCTGTGCCGTCGAAGGCGAGGTGCACGCGCTGCCGTATGAGCAGTTGGCGCAGATATCCGCCCATTACCCACAAAAATTTGGCGATAACTTTTTACCTGAACCTATACCCTCTCTGTCCCAACTGGTGGAGCTGATACAGCTTTGGCCACAGAGTACTGTGTTTGTGGAAATCAAACGGGCCTGTATCAATCATTTCGGTATCGATGTGGTATTGCAACGGGTTTTACCTGAAATCGAACCCATATTGTCGCGCTGTGTGCTCATATCGTTTGATCCACAGGTGCCGCGTTTGGCGCGTCACTTCGGTGCCAATCGAGTCGGGTGGGTTTTCGAGGGCTGGTCCCAAGAAGCCAAGCAAACCGCGGCCCAGTTACAAGTCGATTTCTTACTGACCGATTACACCATGGTGCCCCACGGAGAGATCCTGTGGCCTGGCCCCTGGCAGTGGGTGTTGTACGCAGTGGATGAGACGGATGTGGCCGTGCATTGGTTGGAACAGGGTGCACATATCATCGAAACCAATGACATTGAGCTGCTATTGGCTTGCAAACCCCTGGGTCGATCCGCTTGCAATGAATGACTAAGTTATACGACATGGTGGTCATTGGCGCCGGTATACACGGGGCAGGTATCGCTCAAGCGGCGGCTGCGTGTGGGTTCAGTGTCTTGGTATTGGAAAAATCTCAGGTCGCGGCCGGCACCTCCAGTCGGTCCAGTAAACTGATACACGGTGGTTTACGATATTTGGAATCCGGCCAAATCTCTCTGGTGCGCGAGTGTCTCCGGGAACGTGCCATTTTATGCCAAATTGCTCCGGATTTGGTTCAGCTCAGTTCGTTTTTTATTCCGGTATATAAAACAACACGGCGTCACCGCTGGCAGTTGCACGCAGGCTTGGGGTTGTATTCCTTATTGGCCGGTTTGGGCCCTGACAGCCGTTATCGCACCTTACCGCGCTGCCAATGGCAACATTTGGATGGCTTGCAAACCCACGATCTATTGGCCGTGTTTGAATACAAAGACGGCCAAACCGACGATCGTCTGTTAACCCGGGCGGTGATGCAATCGGCCCAGGAATTGGGGGTAGAGTTATGCCTGCCCGCCCGCTTTCAGGGGGCCGTGACAGCATCGGAATACAGTGACATCAGTTATGAGGTGGCAGGGCAGGAGCGATATTGTCGGGCGCGGGTTCTGGTGAATGCGGCGGGTCCCTGGGTTAATCAGGTGTTGCAACAGGTCCAACCTGCAATGTCACCTTTTGCGGTGGATTTGGTGCAAGGATGTCATATTATCGTACCCGAATCACTGCAACGGGGCGTGTATTACATGGAAGCACCACGCGATATGCGCGCCGTTTTCGCCATTCCCTGGAAACAACAGACATTAGTAGGGACAACAGAAACCCCCTTCTCAGCAGATACCGATACGGTACACACCTTGCCTGAGGAAGTGACATATTTGCAGGAAACTTTACTCCATTATTTCCCTGATGCGGATACCTCGGTGTTGGAAAGCTTTGCCGGGTTAAGGGTATTACCAAGTGGTGACGGGACGGCATTTCACAAGCCTCGAGAAACGGTATTGTATCTGGATAACCCCCATAGTCCCCGCGTAGTTCATGTAATTGGTGGTAAGTTAACCGCCTATCGGGCTACATCTCAGAAGGTGTTGCATAAGTTGTTACCCAGTCTGCCAACGGCCCGGTGTGTAGCTGATACTCGGGAACTCAAATTACGGGTTTGAATGGATGCTAGTGTTTATAAGTTGTGTTGACAACCACCGGGTCGTTTTCCTCGATGGATATGCTCACTTGGTGTCCGCTGTTTTTTCCAATATAGGGTGTGGCTGCGTGGGCAAGATAGGGGATGATTTTTCGTAAATCAGTGTCAGTTACCCGGCTTTGGGCTTGTATATGCCACAATATTTTGGATTTGCCTGTGTCCTTGGTAATGCTTCTAGCTTCCAGAGATGCGTGAGCCACAAAATAGGTGTAGGCGTGGGACTCTAAGCCTGTTCCGATTCGTTCGTAGCGCGCAGGCACGTAAATGGTTGTCACTTTGGATTCTACTGCGGGATCACTGCTTTTTTCAGTAATTGTAATGGTTTCTCCGCCAACGAAATCATAAATGGGCGTGATATCGGTGTAGGTTCCGCTGTGCCTGTCGGACAATCCAAAGCTGAATACAATTTCAAAGTTTGCCTGCTCTTTTATCCGGGTCCGGTTAAAACCGCTTTTTGCCAAGGC
Coding sequences:
- a CDS encoding L-serine ammonia-lyase → MFISTLELFKVGIGPSSSHTLGPMVAAQQFLKTISLHATTINLNHARLRCTLKGSLAYTGLGHATDRALIMGLHGYTPLMLAEMDVDTLIADLRCKQEITPPNTGPIGFDPNADIVFDKGAPLPEHPNGMIFQLLDRSENSLIQHTYFSIGGGFISTQEQIHQLTAPLKLPSPHSCPYPFDSAATMLQMAQQHHLSIAQMKRQNELAHRDENSLNQGLLAIWEAMQQCLNKGLQADGILPGGLNLPRRAKDLFRQLQAEPNPSMNDWLCAYAMAVNEENAAGHMVVTAPTNGAAGVIPAVLYYFVRHERGTPEQVQEFLLTAAAIGGIIKHRSSISGAEVGCQGEVGSAAAMAAAGLCAAKGGNPPQVENAAEIALEHHLGMTCDPVKGLVQVPCIERNGFGAIKAYTAASLALRGSGDHFMPLDNCIAAMKQTGLEMSQKYKETSLGGLAVSLTEC
- a CDS encoding FAD-dependent oxidoreductase; protein product: MTKLYDMVVIGAGIHGAGIAQAAAACGFSVLVLEKSQVAAGTSSRSSKLIHGGLRYLESGQISLVRECLRERAILCQIAPDLVQLSSFFIPVYKTTRRHRWQLHAGLGLYSLLAGLGPDSRYRTLPRCQWQHLDGLQTHDLLAVFEYKDGQTDDRLLTRAVMQSAQELGVELCLPARFQGAVTASEYSDISYEVAGQERYCRARVLVNAAGPWVNQVLQQVQPAMSPFAVDLVQGCHIIVPESLQRGVYYMEAPRDMRAVFAIPWKQQTLVGTTETPFSADTDTVHTLPEEVTYLQETLLHYFPDADTSVLESFAGLRVLPSGDGTAFHKPRETVLYLDNPHSPRVVHVIGGKLTAYRATSQKVLHKLLPSLPTARCVADTRELKLRV
- a CDS encoding DUF418 domain-containing protein, yielding MNQNATTSAPYIRILHVDVMRGWAVLGIYLVNIFIFALPYNEVGLGDDLNDNSPLNLLVRMLTEDFVEGSMRSMFSILFGASALIFLDEARLAVAGLQLVDYYYRRTLLLVLFGLIHAYWLLWPYDVLYAYGLFGLFLFPLRVLSARTLAIIGICLLVFGGYDFNQIQTKTGSGTVANVDVLDSDDFSGLSQEPDQPGRRESTLSEPKPSETPNQFRALATRLVPPGTDQDGHLEDISTEDISADELIQEPNPDKQADINALEVNTYLSGYSDIYHYQLEQVEQQQSSYVYKYYIFDIGGMMLLGMALFKLGVLSGKLTRRMYWMIAVAGLLLGIASRGALAYADGNMSYSLFEPIATHLGTSYNLSRLFMVLGYIGLLGLLCSFNWLSFIARILAAVGRMALTSYIMQTVISLFLFYGFGLGLFFQLERYQLVLVCVGVWIFQILFSILWLIWFRQGPLEWLWRSLIYGSRQPLLKAKGVDSAH
- a CDS encoding glycerophosphodiester phosphodiesterase family protein, translated to MSELLAHRGFSRKYPENTLLAVKSALELGACNIEVDVHLSKDQVPVVIHDARLQRTCAVEGEVHALPYEQLAQISAHYPQKFGDNFLPEPIPSLSQLVELIQLWPQSTVFVEIKRACINHFGIDVVLQRVLPEIEPILSRCVLISFDPQVPRLARHFGANRVGWVFEGWSQEAKQTAAQLQVDFLLTDYTMVPHGEILWPGPWQWVLYAVDETDVAVHWLEQGAHIIETNDIELLLACKPLGRSACNE
- a CDS encoding DUF2059 domain-containing protein, giving the protein MRKYHKSVLFMLLLLPVLAMAAPIKDGSLNELLKASGLSEQVDQLPGAVKAGLDQAQQQGSPIPAAEYEALSKAMVAAFAPKQVNLAIKAQLKKKLSQADAKQLMAWYKSKLGKKITKAEEKASTPQAMQAMMAQAQSLVSDQARLDLAIKIVNLVKAVDMGVDLQMHTSKSIVAAMSQAANPGAPVDMQAIETQLAAGEVQMRDAMQQFMVLSMLYSYKELSVAEIKKYVAFLEKPVTQKFNNTVIQAMSVALASAVDNMAKSMASIFKKHNKS